In Arthrobacter ramosus, one DNA window encodes the following:
- a CDS encoding amino acid ABC transporter ATP-binding protein → MSPTEPSNASQGNTGLVLSARDLAKAFGSNEVLRGIDIDVLRGQVVALIGPSGSGKTTVLRSLNGLEVPDAGTVTFGDADAGTVRGSGAGLTLDFAGTVGKREIAALRDRSAMVFQHYNLFPHMTVLKNIIEGPLQVQKRPRAEVVAEAERLLARVGLADKRDAYPFELSGGQQQRVGIVRALALKPQLLLFDEPTSALDPELVGEVLGVIKELADEGWTMVIVTHELAFARQVANEVIFMDGGVVVERGPAAEVLREPREERTKQFVKRLQHDV, encoded by the coding sequence ATGTCGCCCACTGAGCCCAGCAACGCCTCCCAGGGGAACACCGGGCTGGTGTTGTCCGCCCGGGACCTCGCCAAGGCCTTCGGCAGCAACGAGGTGCTGCGCGGCATCGACATCGATGTCCTGCGCGGCCAGGTGGTTGCCTTGATCGGGCCCTCCGGTTCGGGAAAGACGACGGTCCTGCGCTCGCTCAACGGCCTCGAAGTGCCCGACGCCGGCACGGTCACCTTCGGGGACGCCGACGCCGGTACAGTCCGCGGGTCCGGCGCAGGACTGACCCTCGATTTCGCCGGCACCGTGGGTAAGCGCGAGATCGCCGCCCTCCGGGACCGCAGCGCCATGGTGTTCCAGCACTACAACCTGTTCCCGCACATGACGGTGCTCAAGAACATCATCGAGGGACCGCTTCAGGTCCAGAAGCGCCCGCGGGCGGAAGTAGTGGCAGAGGCCGAGCGGCTCCTCGCCCGGGTGGGCCTCGCGGACAAACGCGACGCCTACCCCTTCGAGTTGTCGGGCGGCCAGCAACAACGCGTGGGAATCGTGCGCGCCTTGGCCCTCAAACCCCAACTGCTGCTCTTCGACGAGCCCACCTCTGCCCTGGACCCGGAACTCGTGGGTGAAGTGCTCGGTGTCATCAAGGAACTTGCCGACGAAGGGTGGACCATGGTGATCGTGACGCACGAGCTCGCCTTCGCCCGCCAGGTCGCCAATGAAGTCATCTTCATGGACGGCGGCGTGGTGGTGGAACGCGGGCCGGCCGCGGAGGTCTTGCGGGAGCCGCGGGAGGAACGCACCAAGCAATTCGTCAAGCGCCTCCAGCACGACGTCTGA
- a CDS encoding amino acid ABC transporter permease: MTFNWDLVWSSFGPIIGGAVTGTIPLTLASFAFGLALALLVALLRLSPNRLLSAVARFYVSVIRGTPLLVQLFVIFYGLPSLGVKLEPWPSAIIAFSLNVGGYAAEVIRAAILSVPKGQWEAGHTIGMSRAQTLVRIILPQAARVSVPPLSNTFISLVKDTSLASLILVTELFRNAQQIAAFSQEFMILYLESALVYWVICLVLSTGQSALERRLDRYVAH; the protein is encoded by the coding sequence ATGACCTTCAACTGGGACCTCGTCTGGAGTTCCTTCGGGCCAATCATCGGCGGCGCCGTCACGGGAACCATCCCCCTGACCCTGGCCTCATTTGCCTTTGGCCTGGCGTTGGCGCTGCTCGTTGCCCTCTTGCGCCTGAGCCCCAACAGGCTGCTCTCGGCCGTCGCGCGCTTCTACGTCTCCGTGATCCGGGGGACGCCCCTCCTGGTGCAGTTGTTCGTGATCTTCTATGGCCTCCCGAGCCTCGGCGTGAAGCTGGAGCCATGGCCGAGCGCCATCATCGCGTTTTCGCTCAATGTGGGCGGCTACGCGGCCGAGGTCATCCGCGCCGCGATCCTGTCCGTGCCCAAGGGCCAATGGGAGGCCGGGCACACCATCGGAATGTCGCGGGCGCAAACACTCGTGCGGATCATCCTTCCGCAAGCGGCCAGGGTCTCGGTGCCCCCGCTGTCCAACACCTTCATTTCCCTCGTGAAGGACACCTCGCTGGCTTCACTCATCCTGGTCACCGAGCTTTTCCGCAACGCCCAGCAGATCGCCGCGTTCAGCCAGGAATTCATGATCCTGTACCTCGAATCCGCCCTGGTCTACTGGGTCATTTGCCTCGTCCTCTCCACGGGCCAGTCCGCCCTGGAGCGTAGATTGGACCGCTATGTCGCCCACTGA
- the mobA gene encoding molybdenum cofactor guanylyltransferase, whose amino-acid sequence MDFDAVILAGGKSSRLGGVPKAQLRYDGATLLERAVAAVCGAGRVVVVGPDPGTLPDGTLTAREDPPFAGPAAAIAAGLAALEAQGGEGQEEVSPSTKHAPWVLVLACDMPLAAAAVPVLLRVLAGHEEAEGAMSVSADGRKQPLLGIYRVSALQREVQAAAEQGGLANAAVFRLLARLDLLAVPVPAGSTDDVDTWDDAAALGVDGDLP is encoded by the coding sequence GTGGACTTTGATGCGGTGATACTGGCGGGTGGCAAGTCCTCCCGCCTCGGCGGCGTGCCCAAAGCCCAGTTAAGGTACGACGGCGCCACCCTCCTTGAGCGTGCCGTGGCGGCCGTGTGCGGGGCCGGGAGGGTCGTCGTCGTCGGGCCGGATCCCGGCACTTTGCCGGACGGCACATTGACCGCGCGGGAGGACCCGCCCTTCGCCGGACCGGCTGCCGCGATCGCCGCCGGACTCGCCGCGCTAGAAGCGCAAGGCGGCGAAGGGCAAGAAGAGGTGAGCCCGTCCACTAAGCACGCGCCCTGGGTCCTCGTCCTGGCCTGCGATATGCCCCTGGCCGCCGCCGCGGTTCCGGTCCTGCTCCGGGTACTTGCCGGCCACGAAGAAGCGGAAGGGGCCATGTCCGTATCCGCCGATGGCCGGAAGCAGCCGCTGCTCGGGATCTACCGGGTATCCGCTCTGCAACGGGAGGTGCAGGCTGCGGCAGAACAGGGCGGCCTGGCCAACGCCGCGGTTTTCCGGCTGCTTGCTAGGCTTGATCTGCTGGCCGTGCCTGTCCCCGCCGGGTCCACCGATGACGTGGATACCTGGGACGATGCCGCGGCGCTTGGAGTGGACGGCGACCTGCCGTGA
- a CDS encoding HNH endonuclease has product MRTLVLNAGYEPLAVVTFRRALVLVLTGKASVVAEGDEPVVGPQEILGRPSVILLNRYIRPRYNTITAVTRRGVLRRDGHRCAYCGKAAHTIDHVHPKSRGGADSWENLVAACLRCNNAKSDHTPAEMGWKLRFTPAAPTGTIWQIKELEKPAPAWDPFLLPESAA; this is encoded by the coding sequence ATGCGCACACTCGTTCTGAATGCTGGATATGAACCGCTGGCGGTAGTAACCTTCCGCCGGGCGCTGGTCCTTGTGCTCACCGGAAAAGCGAGCGTAGTGGCCGAAGGCGACGAGCCTGTCGTCGGGCCGCAGGAGATTCTCGGACGTCCCTCCGTGATTCTGCTCAATCGCTACATCCGGCCGAGGTACAACACCATCACGGCGGTTACACGCCGCGGCGTCTTGCGCCGTGACGGTCACCGCTGCGCCTATTGCGGGAAAGCAGCCCACACCATTGACCACGTCCACCCCAAATCCAGGGGCGGCGCGGATTCCTGGGAAAACCTGGTGGCAGCGTGCTTGCGCTGCAACAACGCCAAGAGTGACCACACTCCAGCCGAGATGGGCTGGAAACTGAGGTTCACGCCGGCGGCGCCCACCGGGACTATCTGGCAGATCAAGGAGCTTGAGAAACCTGCGCCTGCATGGGATCCCTTCCTCCTGCCTGAATCGGCGGCCTGA
- a CDS encoding DUF6457 domain-containing protein produces the protein MKSQEETLEEWCRSLLQAYELEDVEIDINEILSLAGVAAHSVVRPAAPLTTFIAGFAAGLAAGSGQATEAASMDAAMGLARTLAKDYTNPGTDAG, from the coding sequence GTGAAGAGCCAGGAAGAAACGCTTGAGGAATGGTGCAGGAGCCTGCTGCAAGCATATGAGCTGGAAGACGTCGAGATCGACATCAACGAGATCCTTTCCTTGGCGGGCGTTGCAGCCCATTCAGTGGTCCGGCCGGCGGCTCCCTTGACCACCTTCATTGCGGGCTTCGCGGCCGGACTCGCTGCGGGTTCGGGACAAGCGACTGAAGCTGCGTCGATGGATGCCGCGATGGGCCTGGCACGCACGCTCGCGAAGGACTACACGAACCCCGGAACCGACGCCGGATGA
- a CDS encoding FdhF/YdeP family oxidoreductase: MNRHAPEQDINEDDLQIHPPKRSAAGIKAVTVALERGWAQAGVSRTVKSMLRVNQRDGFDCPGCAWPESITGKRSPAEFCENGAKAIAEESTTRVVDAEFWARHSLAELEDKTEYWLGSQGRIAEPVVIRPGDTHYSPISWTDAFALIGEHVIATTPDRCVFYTSGRTANETAFMYQLFARSLGTNNLPDCSNMCHESSGSALNPTIGIAKGTVSLEDIHEAQLVLVVGQNPGTNHPRMLSALRDCKNNGGKVVAVNPLPEAGLLNFKDPQSLNGVVGGGTDIADEFLQIKVGGDLALFQALGHLLLEEEKRQPGTVVDRAFIDAQTDGFEAYAEARAALDWVETERATGLSRIEITKVAGMLAASKGTIICWALGLTQQPHSVDTLREIINLLLLQGNFGKRGAGACPVRGHSNVQGDRTMGIWEKPSEGFLAALDKEFGFTTPRAHGYDSVETQHALEKGEVDVFVSMGGNFAAAGSDTVALEEGLKRAGLTVHISTKPNRAHVVHGKTSLILPTLGRTDTDDKHPGGRQILSVEDSMSVIHTTQGRLTPVSEHLLSEPVIVARMAQAVLGDNHPVDWRAMAEDYDIIRDHISRVIPGFEDFNARVRTKNGFVLPNPPRDTRTFATDIGKARFTVSPLEYLEAPAGHLILQTVRSHDQYNTTFYGLDDRYRGISEGRRVILVHEDDLSELGFEDRDMVDVISTFGGTERRADKFRLVAYPTAKGCAAAYFPEANALVHRELVARESNTPGYKAMTVRFVKHGEAVEHKEAAGTVGI, translated from the coding sequence ATGAACAGGCATGCTCCCGAGCAGGACATCAACGAAGATGACCTCCAGATCCACCCACCCAAGCGCTCCGCCGCAGGCATCAAGGCAGTCACCGTGGCATTGGAACGCGGTTGGGCCCAAGCGGGCGTCAGCCGGACCGTCAAGTCAATGCTTCGCGTCAACCAACGGGACGGCTTCGACTGTCCCGGCTGTGCCTGGCCGGAGTCCATCACCGGCAAACGCAGTCCAGCCGAGTTCTGTGAAAACGGGGCCAAGGCAATTGCCGAGGAGAGCACCACGCGCGTTGTCGACGCGGAGTTCTGGGCCCGGCACTCCCTGGCCGAGCTTGAGGACAAGACCGAATATTGGCTCGGCAGCCAAGGCCGCATTGCCGAGCCCGTTGTTATCCGCCCCGGCGACACACACTATTCGCCGATCAGCTGGACGGATGCTTTCGCCCTGATCGGCGAGCACGTGATCGCCACCACGCCGGACCGCTGCGTTTTTTACACCTCCGGGCGCACGGCCAACGAGACCGCGTTCATGTACCAGCTGTTCGCCCGCAGCCTTGGCACCAACAACCTGCCAGACTGCTCGAACATGTGCCACGAGTCTTCCGGGAGCGCCCTCAACCCGACCATCGGGATCGCCAAGGGCACAGTCTCACTGGAAGACATCCACGAAGCGCAACTTGTGCTCGTTGTAGGCCAGAATCCGGGCACGAACCACCCGCGCATGCTCTCCGCCCTGCGTGATTGCAAGAACAACGGCGGCAAGGTTGTCGCGGTCAATCCTTTGCCGGAAGCCGGGCTCCTGAACTTCAAGGATCCCCAGTCGCTCAACGGCGTGGTGGGCGGTGGCACGGACATCGCCGATGAATTCCTGCAGATCAAGGTAGGCGGCGACCTTGCCTTGTTCCAGGCGCTGGGCCACCTCCTGCTGGAGGAGGAGAAGCGGCAGCCGGGAACAGTGGTTGATCGCGCCTTTATCGACGCGCAGACCGACGGCTTCGAGGCCTACGCCGAGGCCCGGGCGGCGCTGGATTGGGTCGAGACGGAACGCGCCACGGGCTTGAGCCGCATCGAAATCACCAAGGTGGCCGGCATGCTGGCCGCGTCGAAGGGCACCATCATTTGCTGGGCGCTGGGCCTGACCCAGCAGCCCCACTCGGTGGATACCCTGCGGGAAATCATCAACCTGCTGCTCCTGCAGGGAAACTTCGGCAAGCGTGGCGCCGGCGCCTGCCCCGTCCGCGGCCACTCCAACGTGCAGGGCGACCGCACCATGGGCATCTGGGAGAAGCCTTCCGAGGGCTTCCTGGCAGCCCTGGACAAAGAGTTTGGATTCACCACGCCCCGGGCACACGGATACGACTCCGTGGAAACCCAACACGCCTTGGAGAAGGGCGAGGTGGACGTGTTCGTTTCCATGGGCGGCAACTTCGCCGCGGCAGGCTCGGACACCGTCGCGCTGGAGGAAGGGCTCAAGAGGGCCGGGCTCACGGTGCACATCTCCACCAAACCCAACCGCGCCCACGTGGTGCACGGCAAGACCTCCCTGATCCTCCCTACCCTGGGCCGAACGGACACGGACGACAAACACCCGGGCGGACGGCAGATCCTCTCCGTGGAAGACTCCATGTCCGTCATCCACACCACCCAAGGCCGCTTGACCCCGGTCTCGGAGCACTTGCTCAGCGAACCCGTCATCGTCGCACGCATGGCACAGGCGGTCCTCGGGGACAACCACCCTGTGGATTGGCGTGCCATGGCCGAAGACTATGACATCATCCGGGACCACATCTCCAGGGTGATCCCCGGCTTCGAGGACTTCAACGCAAGGGTGCGGACCAAGAACGGCTTCGTGCTGCCCAATCCACCACGCGACACCCGCACGTTCGCCACGGACATCGGCAAGGCACGATTCACCGTGAGCCCGCTGGAGTACCTGGAAGCCCCGGCCGGCCACCTGATCCTGCAGACAGTCCGCAGCCACGACCAGTACAACACCACGTTCTACGGCTTGGACGACCGCTACCGGGGCATTTCCGAAGGCCGTCGCGTCATCCTGGTCCACGAGGACGATCTAAGCGAACTCGGCTTCGAGGACAGGGACATGGTGGACGTCATCTCCACTTTCGGCGGAACGGAACGCCGGGCGGACAAGTTCCGGCTGGTTGCCTACCCCACGGCGAAGGGTTGCGCGGCCGCGTACTTCCCGGAGGCGAACGCCTTGGTCCACCGGGAGCTCGTTGCCCGTGAATCCAACACTCCCGGCTACAAGGCCATGACTGTGCGGTTCGTCAAGCATGGGGAAGCCGTCGAACACAAGGAAGCCGCCGGGACGGTGGGTATCTGA
- a CDS encoding molybdopterin molybdotransferase MoeA: protein MTEAPEHVPHADHLWAEARQLAFDSATPIPAAPVALKDAIGRTLASDVHALQDLPHYASSAMDGWAVNGSGPWILAEAGHRLAPHQASPIATGGLIPPGAKAVLRSESGVLATDEDGLPLLALGGNAKPGEPRNGQHIRNAGEEAAAGELLIKSGVVLNPAHLALAALAGRDELDVLGKPLVKMLLTGSEVVTAGVPAPGRVRDTFGPQLGAVVELLGGIRGEQIKVGDSYDEWLSGLEEGELSPDAPPADVVITTGGTGRSGTDHFRRAIAELGGRLLIDGIAMRPGHPGVLAELPDGRFVLGLPGNPLAAMMVLFTIGAPLLAGLGHRALPEVGEVPCGAILDADPGRTRLLPFRFVYGLASPAPHAGPGMMRGLASADGIMVVPPHGVQLGEAVPAFPLPWGPPLPLPKSSEDKTKKTPAKPARKVSSGPVDWSALTG, encoded by the coding sequence ATGACGGAAGCCCCCGAGCATGTCCCGCATGCCGACCACTTGTGGGCCGAGGCGCGCCAACTTGCCTTCGATAGTGCCACGCCCATTCCCGCCGCACCGGTTGCGCTGAAGGACGCCATCGGAAGGACCTTGGCCTCGGATGTCCACGCCCTGCAAGACCTGCCGCACTACGCGTCCTCGGCGATGGATGGCTGGGCGGTCAACGGCAGCGGCCCATGGATCCTCGCGGAAGCCGGCCATCGGCTGGCCCCACACCAAGCGAGCCCGATCGCCACCGGCGGCCTGATCCCGCCGGGGGCCAAGGCCGTGCTGCGGAGCGAGAGCGGGGTCCTGGCCACGGACGAAGATGGCTTACCGCTGCTCGCGCTCGGCGGGAACGCGAAGCCGGGCGAACCGCGCAACGGCCAACATATCCGCAACGCGGGAGAAGAAGCCGCGGCAGGCGAGCTGCTGATCAAGTCGGGCGTCGTCTTGAACCCGGCCCATCTCGCCCTGGCTGCCCTGGCCGGGCGTGATGAACTCGACGTGCTGGGCAAGCCCCTCGTGAAAATGCTCCTGACCGGCTCCGAAGTGGTGACCGCAGGTGTCCCGGCCCCCGGCCGGGTGAGGGATACCTTCGGTCCCCAGCTTGGCGCCGTCGTCGAACTCCTTGGCGGGATCCGCGGCGAGCAAATCAAGGTGGGCGACTCCTATGACGAGTGGCTCTCGGGCCTTGAAGAAGGCGAGCTGTCACCGGACGCGCCTCCCGCCGACGTCGTCATCACCACCGGGGGAACCGGCCGTTCGGGCACGGACCACTTCCGGCGGGCCATCGCGGAGCTCGGCGGCCGCTTGCTGATTGATGGAATTGCGATGCGTCCGGGACATCCTGGCGTTTTGGCTGAACTGCCGGACGGGCGCTTTGTCCTGGGTCTCCCCGGCAATCCGCTCGCGGCCATGATGGTCCTCTTCACGATCGGCGCACCGCTTCTCGCTGGACTGGGGCACAGGGCGCTGCCGGAGGTCGGCGAGGTTCCTTGCGGTGCCATACTCGACGCCGACCCCGGGCGCACGCGCTTGCTTCCGTTCAGGTTCGTGTACGGCTTGGCCTCGCCGGCCCCGCATGCGGGTCCCGGGATGATGCGCGGCCTCGCCAGCGCGGACGGAATCATGGTGGTGCCACCGCACGGCGTGCAACTGGGAGAGGCAGTGCCCGCTTTTCCGTTGCCGTGGGGGCCGCCGCTTCCCCTGCCGAAGTCCTCGGAGGATAAAACCAAGAAGACTCCTGCCAAGCCAGCCCGCAAGGTTTCGTCCGGTCCGGTGGACTGGAGCGCCCTGACGGGCTGA
- a CDS encoding alpha-mannosidase, which yields MHDDRRITEKRLERFVRERIAPAIYGRALPLELSSWDAPGEPVPVSEALRQVFEPQEHGAAWGKAWSTKWLRLRGEVPEGWGVADGTTVEIVVDLGFSIDAPGFQSEGIAWRPDGTIIKAISPRNQHVPLKLLGGGLSVDFYVEAAANPDLSQGWTFAATPLGDKRTSGDEPRYRLGRIAIAELNEVVWELHQDIWTLSGLMHELPFELPRRHEILRAFERMLDVMDPDDVVGTAAAGREALAEVLSRPAYTSAHELLATGHAHIDSAWLWPVRETIRKCARTFSNVVALMDENPDFVFSCSSAQQLAWMKEFYPELFIRIREKVKAGQFVPVGGMWVESDTNMPGGEAMARQFVEGKGFFLEEFGIDCQEAWLPDSFGYSGALPQIVKSAGSRWFLTQKISWNQVNKMPHHTFNWEGIDGTRLFTHFPPVDTYNSELHGRELAHAQRNYREHGRGTISLVPFGYGDGGGGPTREMVAAAHRTADLEGSPKVRMGTAKEFFTQAEAEYRNLPVWVGEMYLELHRGTYTSQANTKQGNRRSEHLLREAELWCSTAAVRTGGSFTYPAADLKRLWRLVLLQQFHDILPGSAIAWVHQDAERNYAAIARELEGIIAGAASALLGEGETMFLLNAAPHERNGVPALAAAEAVHEDRPVNVTERAGGYVLDNGIIRAVLDADGLLTSLSDYATGREAIAPGMFGNHLELHRDTPNEWDAWDIDEFYRRNVVSVVEARSVTLESAGWDAVVVVERIVGSSTITQRISLEAGAESLGISTTVDWQEHEKLLKIGFPLDVRADRSASETQFGHVFRATHTNTSWEAAKFEFCAHRWIHVAEPGYGVAISNASSYGHDVTRTIRDDGGTTTNVRVSLLRAPKFPDPRADLGVHVLDLSIRPGASIGGAVEEGYRTNLKPRLLAGANPVEPLFTVFNQALVIEAVKLAEDGSGDVIVRLYESLGERSTGLITANFESRMVQSVDLLERPVEAPGVTPGAGAAELTLRPFQLVTLRFSR from the coding sequence TTGCACGACGACCGCCGGATCACCGAGAAGCGGCTCGAACGTTTTGTCCGGGAGCGCATAGCCCCTGCCATCTATGGCCGCGCACTGCCTCTTGAACTGAGCAGCTGGGATGCCCCCGGAGAGCCGGTTCCGGTCTCGGAAGCACTCCGCCAGGTCTTTGAACCCCAGGAACATGGTGCTGCGTGGGGCAAGGCCTGGAGCACCAAGTGGCTGCGCCTTCGGGGCGAGGTCCCGGAGGGCTGGGGAGTTGCCGACGGCACCACGGTGGAGATCGTCGTCGATCTCGGTTTCAGCATCGACGCTCCCGGATTCCAGTCCGAAGGCATCGCCTGGCGGCCGGACGGCACCATCATCAAGGCCATCTCTCCGCGCAACCAGCACGTCCCGCTGAAGCTTCTGGGTGGCGGCCTGTCGGTGGACTTCTACGTGGAAGCCGCCGCCAATCCGGATCTCAGCCAGGGATGGACCTTCGCAGCAACCCCCCTCGGGGACAAGCGCACCTCCGGAGACGAGCCCCGCTACCGGCTCGGACGCATAGCCATAGCCGAACTCAACGAGGTGGTGTGGGAGCTCCACCAGGACATCTGGACCCTCAGCGGGCTGATGCACGAGCTGCCCTTCGAACTGCCCCGGCGGCATGAGATCCTCCGCGCCTTTGAGCGCATGCTGGACGTCATGGACCCGGACGATGTTGTAGGGACCGCAGCCGCCGGCAGGGAGGCCCTCGCCGAGGTCTTGAGCCGGCCCGCTTACACCTCGGCCCACGAACTGCTGGCCACCGGCCACGCCCACATTGACTCGGCCTGGCTCTGGCCGGTCCGGGAAACCATCCGCAAATGCGCCCGCACGTTCTCCAACGTTGTCGCCCTTATGGATGAGAACCCCGATTTCGTCTTCTCCTGCTCCTCGGCGCAGCAATTGGCGTGGATGAAGGAGTTCTATCCTGAGCTGTTCATCCGGATCCGGGAGAAAGTGAAGGCAGGGCAATTCGTGCCGGTTGGCGGCATGTGGGTGGAATCGGACACCAACATGCCGGGCGGGGAGGCCATGGCCCGCCAATTCGTGGAGGGCAAGGGTTTCTTCCTGGAGGAATTCGGCATCGACTGCCAGGAAGCCTGGCTCCCTGACTCGTTCGGATATTCCGGGGCCCTCCCGCAGATCGTCAAATCCGCTGGTTCCCGGTGGTTCCTAACCCAGAAGATCTCCTGGAACCAGGTGAACAAGATGCCGCACCACACGTTCAATTGGGAGGGCATCGACGGCACGAGGCTTTTCACCCACTTCCCGCCCGTGGACACCTACAACTCCGAGCTCCACGGCCGCGAACTCGCCCATGCCCAGCGCAACTACCGGGAGCACGGCCGGGGCACCATTTCGCTGGTCCCCTTCGGTTACGGCGACGGCGGTGGCGGACCAACTCGCGAAATGGTTGCCGCAGCCCACCGGACGGCGGACCTGGAAGGCTCGCCGAAGGTGCGCATGGGAACCGCGAAGGAGTTCTTCACGCAGGCCGAGGCCGAGTACCGCAATCTCCCGGTCTGGGTGGGGGAGATGTACCTCGAGCTGCACAGGGGCACTTATACGAGCCAGGCCAACACCAAGCAGGGTAACCGCCGCTCGGAGCACCTGCTCCGCGAGGCCGAGCTTTGGTGCTCGACGGCGGCAGTACGGACGGGCGGTTCGTTCACCTATCCTGCGGCGGACCTCAAGCGCTTGTGGCGGCTTGTGCTGCTGCAGCAGTTCCACGACATCCTGCCGGGCAGCGCCATCGCGTGGGTCCACCAGGATGCGGAGCGGAACTATGCCGCGATCGCCCGGGAGCTGGAAGGCATCATCGCGGGTGCCGCCTCGGCCCTACTGGGCGAGGGAGAGACCATGTTCCTGCTCAATGCGGCGCCGCACGAGCGTAACGGCGTACCGGCGCTCGCCGCTGCAGAGGCGGTCCACGAGGATCGTCCAGTCAATGTCACAGAACGCGCCGGCGGTTATGTTCTGGACAACGGCATCATCCGCGCGGTGCTGGACGCCGACGGATTGCTGACCTCGCTCTCGGATTACGCAACCGGCCGCGAAGCGATTGCGCCCGGGATGTTCGGAAACCACCTTGAGCTCCACCGGGACACACCCAACGAATGGGATGCCTGGGACATCGACGAATTTTACCGCCGGAACGTCGTCTCGGTAGTCGAGGCGCGATCGGTGACGCTGGAAAGCGCGGGCTGGGACGCCGTCGTCGTCGTGGAGCGGATTGTGGGCTCCTCCACCATCACGCAGCGCATTTCCCTCGAAGCGGGAGCGGAGTCCCTCGGCATTTCCACCACGGTGGACTGGCAGGAACACGAGAAACTCCTGAAGATCGGTTTCCCGCTGGATGTCCGTGCTGACCGATCCGCCTCGGAGACCCAGTTCGGGCACGTGTTCCGGGCCACGCACACCAACACGTCCTGGGAAGCTGCCAAGTTCGAATTCTGCGCCCACCGCTGGATCCATGTGGCGGAGCCGGGTTACGGCGTCGCCATTTCCAATGCGTCAAGCTACGGGCATGACGTCACCCGGACCATCCGCGACGACGGCGGAACCACCACTAACGTGCGTGTGTCGCTGCTGCGGGCGCCCAAGTTCCCGGACCCCCGGGCCGACCTCGGTGTGCACGTCCTGGATCTGAGCATCCGGCCCGGTGCCAGCATCGGCGGCGCCGTGGAGGAGGGCTACCGGACCAACCTCAAACCGAGGCTGCTGGCGGGCGCGAATCCTGTGGAGCCGCTCTTCACGGTGTTCAACCAGGCGCTGGTCATCGAAGCCGTCAAGCTTGCCGAGGACGGCTCCGGAGATGTCATTGTGAGGCTTTATGAATCGCTGGGAGAACGCTCCACGGGCCTCATCACAGCCAACTTCGAATCCCGGATGGTGCAATCCGTGGACCTCCTGGAGCGCCCCGTTGAGGCTCCCGGAGTGACGCCCGGAGCGGGCGCCGCCGAATTGACCCTGCGCCCGTTCCAGTTGGTGACCTTGCGTTTCAGCCGCTGA
- the fdhD gene encoding formate dehydrogenase accessory sulfurtransferase FdhD has translation MGRVTQRRKVHKFVLDGSAQALEHPVRYREDFLAVEEPLEVRLGHMSFSVTMRTPGDDFDLVAGFLVSEGVIWDAAQLISLRFCAGEDENGVQTFNVVEAQLRPDVVLPETGRNVYTSSSCGICGTDSIEAVRKSSHFSPAGDPLSIPVEVLASLPDRLREAQAVFDKTGGVHAAGLFRIHDDGTGSAAELLCLREDVGRHNAVDKVVGWALREGMLPLHGTVLQVSGRASFELVQKAALAGIPVLAAVSAPSSLAVELAQETGLTLVGFSRGTSLNVYAGSDRVGVPANI, from the coding sequence ATGGGACGGGTGACCCAGCGCCGCAAGGTGCACAAATTTGTCCTGGATGGCTCCGCCCAGGCGCTGGAGCACCCGGTCCGCTACCGCGAGGACTTCCTGGCGGTTGAGGAACCGCTCGAGGTGCGCCTGGGGCACATGTCCTTCTCGGTGACCATGCGGACCCCCGGCGACGACTTCGACCTCGTGGCGGGCTTCCTGGTCTCAGAGGGCGTCATCTGGGACGCTGCCCAGCTCATTTCGCTGCGTTTCTGCGCCGGCGAGGACGAGAACGGCGTGCAGACGTTCAACGTGGTGGAAGCGCAATTGCGTCCCGACGTCGTCCTTCCGGAGACCGGCCGCAACGTCTACACCTCCAGCTCGTGCGGGATCTGCGGCACCGACTCGATCGAAGCAGTGCGCAAGTCCTCACACTTCAGCCCCGCTGGCGACCCCCTGAGCATTCCGGTCGAGGTTCTGGCCTCGCTGCCGGACCGTCTCCGCGAAGCACAGGCGGTTTTCGACAAGACCGGGGGGGTGCATGCCGCCGGCCTCTTCAGAATCCACGACGACGGCACCGGCAGTGCTGCCGAGCTACTATGCCTGCGGGAAGACGTGGGTCGGCACAACGCTGTGGACAAGGTGGTCGGCTGGGCGCTGCGCGAAGGAATGTTGCCCCTGCACGGCACCGTCCTGCAGGTCTCCGGGAGGGCATCCTTTGAGCTGGTCCAGAAGGCGGCGCTTGCAGGAATCCCGGTTTTGGCCGCCGTCAGCGCGCCCTCCAGCCTCGCTGTGGAGCTCGCACAGGAGACCGGCCTGACCCTGGTGGGATTCAGCAGGGGGACCAGCCTGAACGTCTACGCGGGCAGTGACCGGGTGGGTGTTCCGGCCAACATTTAG